The Desulfovibrio subterraneus genome has a segment encoding these proteins:
- a CDS encoding GNAT family N-acetyltransferase: MTRIKTERLLIRNFETKDAEGVFAYLSHPRANCFLAERVRTLEEAAATVARKSQDELQLAVCLQETDSVIGEVFAIKEEPDTYSVGWNFNAQYEGKGYASEGARAFLDFLFTSRGARRIYGYVEETNHSSQKLCERLDMCREGFFIEFVTFTNNPDGTPKYENTFVYAVLKREWEFCKMLNSQYFDQP; encoded by the coding sequence GTGACGAGGATCAAAACAGAAAGGCTGCTTATACGGAATTTTGAGACCAAAGATGCTGAAGGGGTGTTTGCATATCTTTCGCATCCTCGTGCGAATTGCTTTCTTGCGGAAAGAGTCCGCACGCTGGAAGAGGCTGCTGCCACTGTTGCGCGCAAAAGTCAGGACGAATTGCAGCTGGCCGTTTGTTTACAGGAAACAGACTCCGTTATCGGTGAGGTCTTCGCGATTAAAGAGGAGCCCGACACGTATAGCGTGGGTTGGAACTTCAACGCGCAGTATGAGGGTAAGGGATATGCAAGTGAAGGGGCGAGGGCATTCCTCGATTTCCTTTTCACCAGCAGGGGAGCAAGGCGAATTTATGGATACGTAGAAGAGACGAATCACAGCTCCCAAAAGCTCTGTGAACGCCTCGATATGTGCAGAGAGGGGTTTTTCATAGAGTTTGTAACTTTCACCAACAATCCTGATGGCACACCGAAATATGAAAACACCTTTGTCTATGCGGTTTTGAAAAGAGAGTGGGAATTCTGCAAGATGCTCAACTCACAGTATTTCGACCAGCCTTAG